Proteins encoded together in one Pelodiscus sinensis isolate JC-2024 chromosome 33, ASM4963464v1, whole genome shotgun sequence window:
- the LOC142823381 gene encoding uncharacterized protein LOC142823381: MEKTLEWLVTQQEQMQEALQSVQESHQTERQALLTWQAEQQESLRDFIREQSSMQQQLLRRVASTARGDGAQMPGLGLCKMGPADDPEAFLGIFERVAMGASWERPTWALRLAPYLAGEAQAAYMALSEEQAQNYEMVKAAILDQVGQSAKKYRKRFWLARWTAAVQPRAFAQRLVDWATCRLRHETQTEPEDKEMAEKVYEALNTNSMQESIYSTLDRKQ, translated from the exons ATGGAGAAGACTCTGGAATGGCTCGTCACCCAgcaggagcagatgcaggaggccCTGCAAAGTGTTCAGGAGTCCCACCAGACTGAGAGACAGGCCTTGCTCACCTGGCAGGCAGAACAGCAAGAAAGCCTGCGAGACTTTATccgggagcaaagcagcatgCAGCAGCAACTCCTGCGCCGAGTGGCGAGTACTGCGAGAGGGGATGGCGCCCAAATGCCAGGCTTGGGACTCTGTAAAATGGGCCCGGCGGATGATCCTGAAGCCTTCCTGGGTATATTTGAGCGGGTAGCCATGGGTGCCAGTTGGGAAAGGCCCACCTGGGCCCTACGACTGGCTCCCTACCTAGCAGGAGAGGCTCAAGCAGCCTACATGGCCTTGAGCGAGGAACAGGCACAGAATTATGAGATGGTGAAGGCGGCCATTTTAGACCAGGTGGGCCAGTCAGCAAAGAAATATCGGAAAAGATTCTGGCTGGCCCGATGGACGGCGGCTGTGCAGCCACGAGCATTTGCCCAGAGACTAGTGGACTGGGCCACCTGCCGGCTGAGGCATGAGACGCAAACG GAGCCAGAAGACAAAGAAATGGCTGAAAAGGTGTACGAAGCCTTAAACACCAATTCGATGCAGGAATCAATTTATTCTACACTTGATCGCAAACAGTGA